One window from the genome of Spirosoma rhododendri encodes:
- a CDS encoding HAD-IA family hydrolase produces the protein MDGLLVDSEPHWRAAERAVFDTVGLFLTDDQCKQTTGMPIPAVVNYWYLRHPWAEGPGATLGEIADRITEGAHERIGALAQPMPGAIDALNFFNERDIPVAIASASPMSLIEVVIDRLAIRDRLTLWHSATLEANNKPAPDVYWGAARRLGVNAANCIAFEDSGSGVLSAHSAGTITVAVPADFERDDPKFAIADMKLNALTDWSPDLFAALIKLKPTPID, from the coding sequence TCTGCTGGTGGATTCTGAACCCCACTGGCGGGCGGCCGAACGCGCTGTTTTCGATACGGTCGGCTTATTTCTGACCGACGATCAGTGCAAACAAACGACGGGGATGCCGATTCCGGCGGTGGTCAACTACTGGTACCTGCGGCATCCGTGGGCGGAAGGTCCCGGAGCGACGCTGGGTGAAATCGCTGACCGCATCACGGAGGGCGCTCACGAGCGCATCGGTGCCCTGGCTCAGCCGATGCCGGGTGCTATCGACGCGCTGAATTTCTTCAACGAACGCGACATACCGGTCGCCATTGCGTCGGCATCGCCCATGAGCCTGATCGAAGTGGTAATCGACCGGCTGGCTATTCGCGATCGACTAACGCTCTGGCACTCAGCCACGCTCGAAGCAAACAACAAGCCGGCTCCCGACGTATATTGGGGAGCGGCAAGACGACTGGGCGTTAACGCTGCTAACTGCATTGCGTTTGAAGATTCGGGTAGCGGTGTGCTGTCGGCGCACTCGGCCGGTACGATTACGGTAGCCGTCCCCGCCGATTTTGAGCGCGATGACCCGAAGTTTGCCATTGCCGACATGAAACTCAACGCCCTGACCGACTGGTCGCCCGACTTATTTGCTGCCCTGATAAAACTGAAGCC